From the Ignavibacteriales bacterium genome, the window TATCACCTTCGAAGACTTTTCCGCTCCATCCCCTGATCTCGTTACCGTAGCCGAACTTCTCTTTTAAATAAGGAGGTATATTGCCCCCCCATGAGACCGCTCCAAGTATTCTTGAAGCAAAAACTATCGTATATCCATCAAAAGGTATTATAGGGATATATTTTCTTGCATCGAGCGAAGCCCGGTTAAAATTAATATATCTATTTGAAAAACCGAATTGTGTTAAACTAAGGTTGCCGTATGCTCCATTTGTAGGATACGAATATAAGTCACGCGAATCCAGGTGGGAACTAAGTGTGGCTGTCGGATAATCATCTATCCCTGTTGGCGATAGAGATCTGCCCGGCTGATAATCCTGAACACTAGTACGGTTATACCCCCCTCCGATAGATACAGATAAATTTCGCGTAAGGAAGCGCCCAAAGGACAGATTAAAATTAATGTTCTCAGTTGAATATTTGGGCAAAGTATCTATATCCACAACAGTACCCGGGGGGAGATTATATATATCCTGTACGTATTTTTGCGCATATCCTACACCCGCAGAAAGGAAGTATTTATCCGAACCAAGCCATGGATTTGAGTATGAGGCATTTATAAACGGCTCATAGCCTATTCCAAAGCTTAAGCCCAGAGTTTCATTCATTCCCCTGAAATTTCGCCATTTTATCTTTAACCCGCCCCATACCTTCTTAAGACTTCCCTCTTTTATCCCTCCCTGAGGGATCGGCAGAATGTAAAACGACTCCTGTACCGTAATTATGAGATTTAAGCTGTCAGAGGCGACCGGGACCGGCGTAACATCGACTTTGGTAAATAATCCAAGATTATATATTCTCTGAATGTCGTCTTTTAGGGTATTAACGTTCAGAAGACTTCCCTCCCTGGTCTTCATTTCACGAAGAATTACTACGTCTTTGGTAGTCTTATTTCCGGCGAAAACTATCTTATCGACATATACCTTGGTATTAGAATTTACTTCGATACTATCCTGTAACTGATTGGAATATAAAGATGATAAAGGTAAAAAAATAAAGCTAAATAGAGCTAATATTTTAAGATTCTTAACCACATCAATTATTCAACTGTTGCTTAAGCTGAGTTAGTTTGTTCATCAATTGCCTGGCTTCAGGTCTATTCGGAAAATCCCGTATTGCCTTATTCAGCAGCTTTTCGGCTTCTGTAAAATTATTGTTCATTAAATAATAATTTGCCGAGCTTACCAGCGAAGTATAATATTGATTCATTATGAAAGTATAATGGTATGAATCTCTGTCGGTAACTGTATATTGAAGATCAGGCTGAACCAGGTCAGGAATTGTTTGTTTCTTACTGATCCTTAATAAAACTCCCTGAGGAATACGGTAATAATCCGGTCCAATTCTCTCAGACTTTTCCTGCTCTAATTCATAACTTATGAATATTGGACGTTTATCTATGTTTGACTCGACTATGCAATTAAGTAAATTAGCGAATTGAGTCCTTATTAGCGCCAGATCCTGCTGATCCTGCATAGTTTGAGGGTTAGTATAACGGGTAGCATTTGCTTCAAATTTTAGTAACTCAACCGTATATGCCTCGAATTGCGGTTTGCATGGCTCATAAACATCGGGATAATGCTTTTTTATGTAACCCATGTACCAGGACTTCCGCATTAACTCTTTATCAATTATAATTAGATCAGGACGAATATTTTTCACATACTGATAATATATCGATGGTGATATGAAAAAATCCCATTGCGAGGACATGATAATGGAATTTTCCGGTGCGGAGTTAAATACATTCATCGTATAATCCTGAACAAAATAGTTTTCGTTCTGATTTGCATCCGCAAAATTAATATATAATGTTATACCCACAAGGATCAATGTAGCAGCTGAATACTGTATAAAATTCCCTTTAAACTTCCCAACAATAAAATAAAACCCGTATGCAATCCACATAGATAAAATTATAAAAGCCAGCAGGAAATAAGAATCTATATCATAGATATCGTAGTTAATAGCATAGATCACTGTAAATGAAAACAATAGAACGGTATACATAAAAAGTTTTTTATTCCAATTGTATAATGCGATCAATCCAGGAATAGCAACGATCAAAGATACAAAAAAGAATTCTTTTGGGAGTATCTCGAGAAAATGATTAAACTGGTGACCTGCATTATCAAAAGAAGAAAACATCCATACGCTGAACTGCTTACCCCGCACATGGTTGAATAGGTTTTCTAAGTTGTTTGTATTTCCCCAGCTTATTACCGGGTTATCAGCTCTAATCAAAAGATAGGAATAAACACTCAAACCGAGCGCAAATGGTATTGCCATTATGGCTATCCGTTTGAACGAGCCGGAATTAAATCCGTTCAATGCAAAATAAAGATATAGTGTACCTACACCTAAAAATATCGTTGTGAGGTGATTGCTAAAGCTCAGTCCTAACACAAATGCAAACGCAAGCCAGTATTTCTCCCGTTGTAAAAAAGTACCTTCTTTTTCTTTGAGTGAATTGCATGCTTTAAGGAAAAGAAATATCACCGACACAAGAAACAAAGTATGAAGCGAATACACCTCGATGGATGTCGCTGTTTGCCAGAAAGTGAGAGAGAAAGCCAGTAGCCATGATGCAGACAGACATATAAAATAAATCGACATATCGTCAAGTTTGATCTTTGTCTGTTTACTTGATTTTGACTGAGCCTTGTTCTTACTTTTTACCTGCTTTTGCGCCGGTGTATTTCCTGGTAAACTAAAATCTTTAAATAAGAACACCAGTAAGTTATAAAACACTAAAATTGTGAACGCTGAAAGAATTGCGCACATGAGATTAAGCCGGTATATCGGCTCCCCTATTGGTATATGTGAAAAGAGGTTTCCGATAATCGTAAAAAGAGGATACCCTGTCGGGTGTGCAACGGCAAGCTTAATGCAAGCTGTAGCCAGTTCACCTGTATCGATGAAAGAAACCGTCGGTGCAAGTGTATATATATACATGACCAGCGGGACAAAAAAAGCCGCTGCCATGAATAAATATTTTTTTGAGTCCACTTTCCCTTCCATCAGCTCATTTTATCATGTTCAACATAAATACATTTATTCTCGATGTAATCGATGCCATTCTCTTCAGCGAGTTTCTTAGCGTCCTCATTAAAAACTCCTATCTGCGTCCATATTACCTTTGGTTTATACGGCAGTTCAAGCACTTCTTTGACAAGGTCATGTACAGCGTCCGATCTTCTGAATACATCGATGATTTCGACTTCATCCGGAATATCTTTTATGCTGGTATAACAATCTATCTCACCTATACATTCTCCTTGTAAGCGAGGATTTACACCATAAACTGTATATCCGTGTTCCGCCATGTATTGAGCAATTTTTTTGCTTGGTCGAATACCTTTATCCGAGTATCCTATTACGGCGATCTTTTTATGCTTTTTAAGAGCTTCTTCCGGAGTCATGTTATATAATATAAAAAAGGGGTTCGCTCCGTTACCGGATAAACCCCATTATAAAAACTTAAACAGTTTTATTAATTGTTACAGTAGTTATCATAAATTCCATCGAGGAACGACCATTGTAATGAAGCTGCTTCGTCTGCTGTTGTTACAACTCTGTCCTCTTCTTCTTTTGTTCCGCATCTCTCGAGTATTGCATTCAACTCATCCTGTGAGTGATAAATGTCAGCTTCCTCGTGTACTTTAAAATATTCGATCGACTCGTAATTATCTATTCCGTAGAACTTTTGCAAACCATCGATCTTTGTTTTGGATATTTCAGGAACTTGAGACTCATAAGCATACAGTGCGGCGAGTCCAAGTTCTATCTCAGGCGAACGTGTAAGCTCATACATTCCATCGACGAGATATTCAGTTTCTCTAAGAGGTGTAGAGTTTTTGATCTCTTCCTCGGTAAGACCCAGGCTCTTTGCAAAATTCATCCAGAGTTCAGGATGATTATTTACACCTGTTTTATATCCTTCTTCATCGGCAAGGTTCTGCATAAGCATATCCCTTGTCTTTCTGTCATCACAATTTGAATGAACACTGCTTACAAAACGCGGAAAATGTTTAACAAAGTGATAATATTGTTTTGCATATTCCTTTAGTTCGTCCTGTGTAAGCTTGCCTTCGTTCCATTTCACATAAAAGGGATGCTTTAAGAGGCTTTTATCCTCAATTACATTTTTAATGTCGTCAATGAAATTTTGTCTATCTGTCATATTTTAATAAATTATTTAGTTACCTGAAATTAACTAATAAAAATACGAATTAATGAAGTAAATTTAAATATTAAAAGAAGCCTAATTTACAGGCTCTTCCTTTACATCCTCTTCAGCATATTCATTAATATCTATACAACTGCAGACGAGATTCCTGTCACCGTAAGCACTATCTATTCTTCTTACTGATGGCCAGAATTTACTGAATTTCGTATGCTCTGTTGGAAATACTGCCTTTTCTCGTGAATAGGGGTGATCCCAATTATCGACAGCAATACTTTTTGATGTATGCGGGGCATTTTTGAGCACATTATTGTCCTGAGGATAAGTCCCCTGCTCTATCTCCCTTATCTCTTCCCTTATCGCTATCAAAGCGTCGCAGTACCTGTCGATCTCGGCTTTCGATTCGCTCTCGGTCGGCTCGACCATCACCGTACCCGGTACAGGGAACGAAACGGTTGGCGCATGGAATCCGTAGTCCATAAGGCGTTTTGCAATGTCCTCGACTTCTACTTTCGCCGTATGCTTAAATTCTCGGGCATCAAAAATCAACTCGTGAGCAACCCTGTCATTTTTACCTGTGTAAAGAGCTTTAAAATAATTTTCCAGCCGTGATTTCATATAATTTGCATTCAGTATCGCAACTTTAGTGGCATCTGTTAATCCTTCAGCTCCCATTAGCATTATATAAGCATATGAAATTATCAAAATGCTGGCGCTCCCCCACGGAGCTGCTGACACCGGTCCAATAGATTGTTCCGTACCTATTTCAGCTAACGGATGACCCGGAAGGAATGGTACGAGATGAGATGCAACTCCAATTGGTCCTACACCCGGTCCGCCTCCGCCGTGCGGAATACAGAACGTTTTATGGAGGTTCAGATGACATACATCAGCGCCGATCAAAGCAGGGCTGGTTAGGCCGACCTGTGCATTCATATTCGCACCGTCCATGTAGACCTGACCACCGTTGTCATGGATTATTTTACATACCTCCTTTATGCTCTCCTCAAATACACCATGCGTTGACGGATATGTTACCATAAGCGCGGCGAGGGTATCTTTATACTGTTCGGCTTTTTGACGCAGATCATCTACGTCAATATTGCCATTCTCATCGCATTTAACGACCACAACTTTCATTCCAGCCATGATCGCGCTTGCCGGATTAGTACCGTGAGCGGATGAAGGAATGAGACAAATATTTCTCTGTGACTGTCCTATGCTGTCCTGGTAAGCTCTTATTACCAGCATACCGGCATATTCACCCTGCGCACCGGAATTTGGCTGTAACGATACCGCCGCGAATCCGGTGATCTCGCAAAGATCCTTTTCCAGTTTATTTATAATTTCTAGATAACCTATTCTCTGATCGGCGGGAATGAACGGATGCATTTCCGAAAACTCCTGCCAGGTAATACCGGCCATTTCCGTACCTGCATTTAGCTTCATAGTACATGAGCCAAGCGGTATCATTGAATGACAAAGTGAGAGATCCTTATTCTCCAGCATTTTAAGATACCTTAGCATTTCCGTTTCCGAGTGATATACATTGAATATCGGGTGCTCGAGAAATTTGCTCTCCCTTACAAGACCGTTGGGAATCGCAAGCGAGCTGTCAGCCATATCATCCATCTTTACACCTTCATTACCTGAAGCCTCAGCAAATATAGAAATGATGTCCTTTACCTCGGAAATATCCGTTACTTCATTTACTGAAATACCAATCGTATTACCGGAATAAACAAAATTATACCCTTTATCTAAGGCTAACTCGAGTATTTTATAGCGCCTGTCGGCATGTTCTCCGGAAAGATCAATACTTAGAGTATCAAAATAAAATTCATTACGCTGTTTGTAACCGAGTTTCTGAAGGTTTCTATCAATCAGCATTGCAAACTTATGTATGCGCAACCCAATCTCTTTAAGTCCCGCTGCACCATGATAAACTGCATACATTCCCGCTATAACAGCAAGGAGCACCTGCGCGGTGCAGATGTTACTAGTAGCTTTTTCTCTTTTGATGTGCTGTTCCCTGGTTTGCAGAGCCATCCTGTAGCCGGGATTTCCGTCAGCATCGAGGGATGCACCGATTATCCTGCCCGGGATCATGCGTTTGTAATCGTCCTTTGTAGCAAAGTATGCTGCATGCGGACCGCCGAATCCCATAGGGACTCCGAATCTCTGCGTAGTACCGACAACAACGTCGGCTCCAAACTCTCCCGGGGGCTTGAGCAATGTCAGACTCAATAGATCTGCAGCAACACAA encodes:
- a CDS encoding BamA/TamA family outer membrane protein, whose translation is MVKNLKILALFSFIFLPLSSLYSNQLQDSIEVNSNTKVYVDKIVFAGNKTTKDVVILREMKTREGSLLNVNTLKDDIQRIYNLGLFTKVDVTPVPVASDSLNLIITVQESFYILPIPQGGIKEGSLKKVWGGLKIKWRNFRGMNETLGLSFGIGYEPFINASYSNPWLGSDKYFLSAGVGYAQKYVQDIYNLPPGTVVDIDTLPKYSTENINFNLSFGRFLTRNLSVSIGGGYNRTSVQDYQPGRSLSPTGIDDYPTATLSSHLDSRDLYSYPTNGAYGNLSLTQFGFSNRYINFNRASLDARKYIPIIPFDGYTIVFASRILGAVSWGGNIPPYLKEKFGYGNEIRGWSGKVFEGDNLLGLYAEFRFPIIKPNYIDGKNLPIIKNISFLSGLSYKYGLYFTTFYDVGGVWDKNDDFYKTQFRSGYGVGLNAILPFDFVGRMDLGFSKQDQNKLTLDLILDISASF
- a CDS encoding DUF2723 domain-containing protein, which encodes MDSKKYLFMAAAFFVPLVMYIYTLAPTVSFIDTGELATACIKLAVAHPTGYPLFTIIGNLFSHIPIGEPIYRLNLMCAILSAFTILVFYNLLVFLFKDFSLPGNTPAQKQVKSKNKAQSKSSKQTKIKLDDMSIYFICLSASWLLAFSLTFWQTATSIEVYSLHTLFLVSVIFLFLKACNSLKEKEGTFLQREKYWLAFAFVLGLSFSNHLTTIFLGVGTLYLYFALNGFNSGSFKRIAIMAIPFALGLSVYSYLLIRADNPVISWGNTNNLENLFNHVRGKQFSVWMFSSFDNAGHQFNHFLEILPKEFFFVSLIVAIPGLIALYNWNKKLFMYTVLLFSFTVIYAINYDIYDIDSYFLLAFIILSMWIAYGFYFIVGKFKGNFIQYSAATLILVGITLYINFADANQNENYFVQDYTMNVFNSAPENSIIMSSQWDFFISPSIYYQYVKNIRPDLIIIDKELMRKSWYMGYIKKHYPDVYEPCKPQFEAYTVELLKFEANATRYTNPQTMQDQQDLALIRTQFANLLNCIVESNIDKRPIFISYELEQEKSERIGPDYYRIPQGVLLRISKKQTIPDLVQPDLQYTVTDRDSYHYTFIMNQYYTSLVSSANYYLMNNNFTEAEKLLNKAIRDFPNRPEARQLMNKLTQLKQQLNN
- a CDS encoding CoA-binding protein, with the translated sequence MTPEEALKKHKKIAVIGYSDKGIRPSKKIAQYMAEHGYTVYGVNPRLQGECIGEIDCYTSIKDIPDEVEIIDVFRRSDAVHDLVKEVLELPYKPKVIWTQIGVFNEDAKKLAEENGIDYIENKCIYVEHDKMS
- a CDS encoding CADD family putative folate metabolism protein, yielding MTDRQNFIDDIKNVIEDKSLLKHPFYVKWNEGKLTQDELKEYAKQYYHFVKHFPRFVSSVHSNCDDRKTRDMLMQNLADEEGYKTGVNNHPELWMNFAKSLGLTEEEIKNSTPLRETEYLVDGMYELTRSPEIELGLAALYAYESQVPEISKTKIDGLQKFYGIDNYESIEYFKVHEEADIYHSQDELNAILERCGTKEEEDRVVTTADEAASLQWSFLDGIYDNYCNN
- the gcvP gene encoding aminomethyl-transferring glycine dehydrogenase, with the protein product MQSNLRKEKFDSRHIGPDANDVEEMLKAIGVESLDKLIDQTVPADIRMTKKMNLDTPVSEYRFIENLKKLASKNKVLRSYIGLGYYPTITPEVIKRNILENPGWYTAYTPYQAEISQGRLEALINYQTMVMELTGMDIANASLLDEGTAAAEAMLMFNELKKRDRKEGNTFLISGGCFPQTIAVVETRAKYLGIEVRVVEDDKMELTDDVFGILVQYPAADGSVKDYTSLFAEAKEKGIYTCVAADLLSLTLLKPPGEFGADVVVGTTQRFGVPMGFGGPHAAYFATKDDYKRMIPGRIIGASLDADGNPGYRMALQTREQHIKREKATSNICTAQVLLAVIAGMYAVYHGAAGLKEIGLRIHKFAMLIDRNLQKLGYKQRNEFYFDTLSIDLSGEHADRRYKILELALDKGYNFVYSGNTIGISVNEVTDISEVKDIISIFAEASGNEGVKMDDMADSSLAIPNGLVRESKFLEHPIFNVYHSETEMLRYLKMLENKDLSLCHSMIPLGSCTMKLNAGTEMAGITWQEFSEMHPFIPADQRIGYLEIINKLEKDLCEITGFAAVSLQPNSGAQGEYAGMLVIRAYQDSIGQSQRNICLIPSSAHGTNPASAIMAGMKVVVVKCDENGNIDVDDLRQKAEQYKDTLAALMVTYPSTHGVFEESIKEVCKIIHDNGGQVYMDGANMNAQVGLTSPALIGADVCHLNLHKTFCIPHGGGGPGVGPIGVASHLVPFLPGHPLAEIGTEQSIGPVSAAPWGSASILIISYAYIMLMGAEGLTDATKVAILNANYMKSRLENYFKALYTGKNDRVAHELIFDAREFKHTAKVEVEDIAKRLMDYGFHAPTVSFPVPGTVMVEPTESESKAEIDRYCDALIAIREEIREIEQGTYPQDNNVLKNAPHTSKSIAVDNWDHPYSREKAVFPTEHTKFSKFWPSVRRIDSAYGDRNLVCSCIDINEYAEEDVKEEPVN